Below is a genomic region from Argopecten irradians isolate NY chromosome 14, Ai_NY, whole genome shotgun sequence.
TGCTTGTAGAATggataatttgaaataaacttgatTTCATTTACCTAAAACATAAATCTTTTGACCAATTTAGTAGCTCTAGACCTTCGTTGACAAAAAATCTATTTCCTTTTAacagtaattaattatatttgtcaTGATCATGCAGATTCCTTTTATTCACAAAATGATATGTCACAAAACATAATTTTCGGCAATATCTAGaacttataaaaatatcaaaatatcatagCGAGTATAGCCCTGGATATTGATTCATGTCGATATTTCCTAATTGTGTTTAAATCAtcatatttcttgttttatttttttatattatatttggaGATGGTAACATGCTGGCATTTTATAAAAGTTTCCATTTTTTCAGGTAAATGTTCGCTCCTTATCCGATCtaaatactatttaaaaaagttaattattttcaaaaccaaACGATATCAAATCCACCTAGATTTAAAAattgtgttgttatttgtattattgttaAAACTAAGTTCTTTAccataaaaggtttttttttttacttcaattaTACATTCGCTATCACTAAAATTCATTTAGCAATTATTGTATCGGTTTATAAGAGAAATCATTACGGTTTTTCGTATACGAATCtgcttttcatttttaaaattcctAGTTTATTAGATCATGACGGGCTTCAAGGTACCTAATTATAAGCTACATATATCTTTTTTGCAtctaatacatacattgtaattcaGACCagttttttttacagaaatccTAATGGTTCgtaaatttatatacatgtcaaATTTGAGAGGTATTAACATTTAAACAAACCCCGCGTCTTGGTTTTCCTTGTTGTCACAAACATTCGCCTACAATTTATAATTAGATAATAAAGGCCTATGcatatcacaaaaatataacCTTTCAGAATGATAGgcaaaatataccaaaatacaAGAGATGTAAGATGAagatttgtacatgtacgtaaagTACTACGAGTCGTAAATTACATGTGTGTGTATCTCCAAACTCGGATTGCATACAAGGTAGATTTTATGTATAGATCATGAGTTTCCTGACAACCCCAAATTCATAATGTTGATAATGAAAACTAAGCCGGgtattaattaataaagaaaataacaccAACGATAATTTGATTAAAGTGAAttgtcgggcaaagaaaaccagtctaaatgcgttcattggccttccaaaagttctcacatattaatacgacggcttGCGTTTCCTAGTTCTGACCAtcaaagtaaaggaaagttgaaagcattgaaagggaggctgcgtggaaatgtaaccacggaaatagtcagccgggaggacgttttaggattcctatactttgaattaatttcttcgtacgtagacagattttggcgagagattttatttttcaatttcattagaaatactggatacattcacaccatttttaccgactttagccatcctagcccgactgttcactttaatctTATAACATTGTAATTGTATATGCTAACATATCGTCGGTCCTCTCTGATacaagtatacatatacatatgaagTCCCCGTCCATATTCGGCACAAACACCAAATTGTAACTTCCAAACCCACGTGCCCTTCAAGTAATATTTGGCCCCGCCCACTTCGAAACGAACCATCAATGGCCAATGAGAAAACGTTTTGATTCCCGACGCCGCGGAGTACTTGTCTTTGATCATGTTCTATTGATACTTGTCGTAATTGTATTAAACTTTCGGCGTTAACAGATAAGGTTCAATGGCAGTAAGCTTTACAGAAGTTCAAGGAAGTGCaaaatatgtaacatattttctttcatacaatGTACTCACACGTGAAATACTGGCTGACTTAGGGCAacacactcatgtcgcctgaagctgcCTTGGGCATGGCTATCCATTGCAGATGATAAGTTTGAAGAACTGCCTTCCACATCTTTTATGATTTCCTATAGAAAATTTTACATGAAGGAATATTCATAAAACTGCGTTATTAGGTTATATTTTTACCTGGGACAGGTGAGACagacagaaacaaacaaaactttttattgttatatttcttaattactCATTTCTCTTTGGACAGGTGATGCAACGACAGCAGTTTGATGGGACTGTTAAGGAGTATTATGCTTCGTTAAACAACGACTCACGATTCATTTATGATGATGCGGTAAATATAAGGGTATACTATGCTCAACAAATTAAGTGAATGGTCAAAAGTTGAGTGTTGTACAtttaaaatcaaagaatttGAACATATGCTTTAATAACTTATTACCAACATAACTTTATACATCTAATAAGAATATATAATGATTCCTACAAAACTACAGGCATGCAACAAGGCACACACATTATTTCAAAGTGAAAGCATGCGCACATATGTAGATTAGAGCATACCCATAGTACCTACAGCAAGACTTGCCGGTTATTCACTGAAGTTGTATTGTCACTTGGATtggtttttattattaaaagcGCAATAACTGTAAAAGCCAATCATTTTAACACGTCTCACAATTACTGTCCTTTTCAGCTACGAAATCGTATAGTGTGGGTACGTTTACTGGGCCGGGTGTACTGTTTACATGAACTGACCTTCACCTTTCCACTCACGTGTAAATAATGGTCGATTAAACTCTTTAAACAGTTATAGgatatacacatttttttcgCTTCATAGATTTCTTGATTTTATGACCCCTCAAAGACGAGACTCTTAACTTACATTGCTGAGTATGCAtcttttaaaattgattttttaaaaagtacGACACATATATGCCAAGTAACCGATTTCATTTTATGCGTTTAATCTATATTATATTCAGATACAACGCTTATGACTACCGTTTGATATCGTCTACCTAAATTCAACAAATTCTCTCATACCTCATTTTCCCATGTACAGGTGAAGGTTTCgctttatactatatattgcaCTCTGGCTGGCTAAAGCTATATTACACGACTACACTTTCCTGCCAAATTTTAAGAGCCATTTTCAGAAACAAGACTTGCAGTTGGCATTTTATAACTTATTACTGCAGAATTGTCAAAAAACGGGATAATATTGCAATAAAATTGCAACAAAAGGTTGTATGCGGCAAACGCAATTTTCCTGTTTGAAGAAAACCCTATATATAGGCTGATGTCTAACCTCTTTGTCATTGTCTTTGTAATTGAAAATGCAATGATAAGTTTTCCATTTTATGATCAAACATTgacttttgttttatataaaattgcCTCCATGGTTTTTTTATAGGACCGAATTATCCAGGAATATGAGAGCATTATCCATGAGCGGATTGAACCAAAACTTCCGGaatatttcaagaacattccAGATATTCCGATAGTGTAAGTCACAGATTTCTAACCCATGTGGTCGGGCCAAAATAGTTTCAGAGTGATGATAGCTCTAAAGTTTCAACATTTGAACAGGAAGACTATTCTGGTATttcagagttgcttcccttcgtTCGCCTACGACAGACggtatgaaataaaatcaagtGACTCTGATAGGTCAGAATGCAGATAGACTACATTGTTGGGTAATATTTAAAACCAGTAATTGATTTGCGTATCAAGTTTGTCTTAAACATTTAAGAATCTgaacaaaaataaatagattatttttTGCAGATAGGAACATATTAAAGATagtaataaacaatatataaaatcagATCTATTACACCTAAACCTTAAATAGTGAATTGATGTTTTTGAAGACTTCGCCATTGGTCCTGACTGTGTATACAGAGAACAACCaagtaaataattttacatagaccacagtgttaaacattgttaaagttttgtactgtattattaaaacaaaggaatattagttagctattgtgttctataattaaagtctaggttctcatataacactagatacaaaaaatgtttggtccttctgctcaaactccaaccagggtagctacATTGAAATCAgacgcattttgcactaaaaaatcctgaaaatctatatttttacctattcattatcaaaattgatattttgaacctatatctcaatatgaatttccaaattcatatttggttatttagaaataattacctgtcagaaaacatttttacttttgaaattcataattaaccagccaatcagcggccgggttaaaattctatcttGGGCTCAaccttgtatacacaggggccatttcgaaggtcttttttagttggttgttccctacaCTGAGTATTTGCTATTATGTTTACAGGGTACAGAGTTTACATTTGTTTGGTATCAACTGGACTGGATACCGAAGTTTGTCTGGTATTGTTTCAATAAAGATGTTTTTGATATCACGTCGATACAACCTTTTCTTTGATATGTCTACAGGGTAGATAAGCTGTCTTATGATGGTCCTGGAGGAGAGTATGATCCAGCCACAGAAGGCAGTCCGGGAATTTTCTACGTTAATTTATTTAGACCTAAAGAGAAGTACAGAATTTTTATGTTCAGTATTATTGTCAGATTTCTGttataataaaaacataagaTAATCCCAAAAAATGCCTTGATGAAACGTTAATAGCAAATTGTATTAAATTAATTTGTAGATACAGACTTTTAGTGTATATAGTGCAATTCTCTATTAAGAGAACAATCATAATGTTATTCATTGTTATGTTTCAGTCCCACATATGAATTCATGAGTCTGGCTTTACATGAGGTCAGCCCCGGTCATCATCTCCAGGTAAGGTCGATTATGTATACCATATACATATTTGTGGGGAcattttgttgtggttttttgCTTTTAATGATTCGATGACTACGTTCTGCCGTTTTAATAGTTACTGACAGACGACAAGTTCTCGCTGAGTATCAATTCTCGCCATCACATGTGTACATCACTGAGTCTACTTAAAAATGATTATATGAATAGAATATACCTTGATGATTTAATCTAGTTTCAATTGTATTCAACACTTCATTAACTTGACGCTGtcataaaaatgtaaacataattacCGTTTGTAACAATGACTCTGAACGAAATGAATTTCATTGGATTAAAGAAATAaggaataatatcaataattcgTCTAGCATATACAAGCAAATTGTATGCATGTTAATTTCAGTTGGACAACGTCCATTTTTGGTCAGttatttgacctgaaattggaCTGAAAGTTGACCAATAGCTTTCTTGATACAAATTTcacaaaaacatttcattttatttcacataaaGGAGTTGTTCAGGTAAATATGCCTTGAACATTTTTCCTGGAAAATTGACCGCAGTCACCTCTCTTTCAAACGAATTTAAGGTCAAGCTCTACtaaaaacaatatacacgtacataattacattattttgtcTTACGAAATTAATGAATTAGCTAATTTGTTTTGTCCTATCGCGAGCTCACTGCCCTATTCAAACATCACCAAAGGTCAATAATTCTTTGTGAATCctatatttaacatatcatgAATCATTGATGGAAAATCGcgtatttataatttttataagaagcaatatatatttatttgattacttattgtgttgtttttgtagCATATTGTCGGTCTCAGGGCCAACTTGCCTGATTTCCGAAGCAAACCCGAATATTCTTTTTATGAACCTCCATTCTACTTTCCATATTATACAGCGTACGTCGAGGTAAGACCCTCAatagttttgataaaaaaatatcacaataatgGGATATGGAGATATCTCATCCCGAGTTAAAAAAATGACTTGTCAACTCAAAGCTCATATCTTCCACAATGGTTGACATATCCCTGTCCATTTGACAGATCCGTTATTGATtcctttttctcccatacttaatcgataaaatataaaatttcaattgCTTCCCAGCTTTTTTAATCGTGTCAGTTTTCAAGAACCTGATGATTATACGTATCAAATAGAATTACACTTCTACTAAGCATGGCGTTAAGCTTTCGAGTcttatgtcattttttttttaatttttattgacCTACAACACACTAACCGTATCAGTAAATACCACCAAAGGAACAAAGAAATAATTGTCGTTATATACAAGTGATctttatatatagtaaactgtgtagaaatttaccatttttgacCCTTGAAGCGGTCTTATCAAGGAAAATTCCTTTATACAAAGGTGTTCGCTTTGACAGATATGAGTATAattgaatattataatataaaggTTGTTATCGATACAGGGATGGGCTCTGTACGCTGAATACCTCGGTGAAGAGATGGGTCTGTATAAAGACGATTATGAGCTGTAAGTTATACATAATGAAAACGTTTTGATATATCGCTTAATCatacatatattgtttacacgTGTAGTTTGTTGCTCGAATGACAGACTATAGTTACTTCATAACCATTTTTTTCGagtttaaattttcaaaagataACAGGTTACAGGTGCGTTGTCTGctgtttgtttgataattgaTTCAAAGATTTTTAAAACCAGAAAGAAAATGTAGCATATCTTTCCATATATCTGATTGTATTCTTCTTGGCAAAACAGTATATTTCGGATTTTATTTTCTACAAAAAATGCTATTTGTGTTTGGCCAGAAAATAGGCAAAACGTTGTCTGAATATAACATACACATTGCTTTTATTCATGAAATAACGAAGCATTTTTGGCAGGATGGGGCGATACAGTGCGGAGATGTTACGGGCATGTCGACTAGTAGTAGATACCGGACTTCATTATTATAAGTAAGTTTTCAGAGTATACGAAATCTCAAATGATACTTACAACGTAATGCCTCAGATCCATAGCCTTAATGGCGTATCATAAACGCACAGTGTATGCATATACATGCATGGAAAATAATACCATGAATACAAGCATGAGCTAGAACTCCAAAGAATAACAAGATATTTTGAAGACAAAATTagttttacatataattatacgttgttggttttttttttaattttcggTAAACCACTTTAAACTTGGACTAAGATATTCTACATTTTTCCTAACGTAACATATAGTGGAGATATTTCGCGGGATATGGGAATGTTTGCGAGATATCGATCCGAAAATTTTTCGATTGAATCATATATATCCTGAATATCAGATCGCAAAAATTGAACACCactaagatatatttttttgattatttgttaattattgtaCACGGTGATAAGATTTATGTCATCTAATGCAATTATTTACAACGAattagttatatttatatttacttgtcacttctactatatacaCTAACCAAGCCAAATTAAAGTCAATGAGGGTATACATGTCACCAAACACGTGACcaatatgacgtcactaattTTGACATGGGAACGTCAACTGAtgaccgtcaaaatggctgttccatttTGATGAACAGTTTTCCTAGTCTAACAAAAGCAATGTAAGACATCTCTAGAATGAATTAATGAACGAATGTAATTAACATGAAGATTGTCttcaaagctctggcatctatattatctataaataacaTAGGAAGAAAGTTAAAAGCTTAAAAACAATTACACGTTCATGTTCAGTTTATCTATTGCTCATATTGGTCGACTTCGCATCTCACATTTTGGAATGATATAGTTTATGATTTGGATGATTTGATCACTTTGTAGTTGGGAACAGCAAACGGCTATAGAGTACATGCTGAACTATACTGCATTATCCCGTGAAGCGGTCACTATCGAGGTCAATCGGTACATTACTTGGCCGGGACAAGCATGCGGGTACAAAGTGGGAGAAATTCGTATCAGAGAGCTCAGGTCTAAGGCGGAAACGGAACTGGGTATGAAATAATTGAAACTATAATTTATCCTAAACCGGATTAAAGCCACAGgaccaggtggtctttatacatagGTGACTGCTATAACAGGTTTTATTAAAACAACAATAGTTAAGAATTTAATAATGAAGATACATTGAAAACTAGCAATGATAATTCTCTGACACAGATAATATAAGTAAAAGCCTCTTTTGTCTAATAAAACTATCCTAATGATTATAATCAGTGTAATTTGCttataaacattttcaatttcagtTTTAAACTCAGATCAATTCCACTCTATTTCATGTTTCCCCAGGTTCGTTATTTAACCTGAAAGACTTCCATTCTGTACTCATCACGAATGGCCCTATGCCTCTGAGCGTACTGGAAACGACGGTCGACGATTGGATAACCAATACCAGGAACTCCGCTCCGTCACCAACATCAGCAGCTGCAACCGTTAGACAAAGGGGGATAATCCATGTGTTTGGTTTACTCAGTTGtgttatatttgtttacaatatgaGAAAAACAAACTAGGAACCGT
It encodes:
- the LOC138307725 gene encoding uncharacterized protein — encoded protein: MMICAVMFGLVTLATAVTGQYSTVTSLEKEFWMWKMEDSPAYATNLDYYDFNDRLRSYNTSIFGKRKGDIEAFNTRLEAVSTEGFTAKQKADYDILSDTLNTYIDGHQWALYTAINPVSFLEGIHLYYPAVMASTNTRGDFENCIARLKRMPNLIQEVIDSMALSITLNRTLHRHSIETVPAQIARMLVNDTEDSYFYNAFKEPLNATGHITETDKQDLRTRGAAAVQGVIQAYSDLKDYIENVYMNNTRPETGVNTLDNGEEFYKACLKWHLSVDMTPEEVHNLGLQEVERIYQNMLNVMQRQQFDGTVKEYYASLNNDSRFIYDDADRIIQEYESIIHERIEPKLPEYFKNIPDIPIVVDKLSYDGPGGEYDPATEGSPGIFYVNLFRPKENPTYEFMSLALHEVSPGHHLQHIVGLRANLPDFRSKPEYSFYEPPFYFPYYTAYVEGWALYAEYLGEEMGLYKDDYELMGRYSAEMLRACRLVVDTGLHYYNWEQQTAIEYMLNYTALSREAVTIEVNRYITWPGQACGYKVGEIRIRELRSKAETELGSLFNLKDFHSVLITNGPMPLSVLETTVDDWITNTRNSAPSPTSAAATVRQRGIIHVFGLLSCVIFVYNMRKTN